The genomic stretch GATCCGGTAGAGCCGACGTTGGGCGTCGGACCGGGCCTCCACCATGCCGGCGTCGCGCAGCACCCGCAGGTGCTTCGACACGGTGGGCTGGCTGACGTCGAGCGCCGCGACCAGGTCACCGACCGGTCGCTCGGCCTCGCGCAGCAGGTCGAGGATGCGACGACGGTTGGGTTCGGCCAGGACCTCGAACGCCGGGGTGTTCACGCCCTCCAGTATGCCCCTGTGGCTATATAGCCGTCAAGGCATACATGCGAAATGGCGTGGCTGGCGGTCGTAGAGCAGCCACCAGCCACGCAATTTCGGTTTCGGGCTGTCAGAGGAGGGCGTCGGTCGACACGTAGACCACGTCGGTGGCGTCGTGGCGGCCGACCATGCTGCGGGCCAGGCCCTCCTCGTAGGTGGTGACCACCAGCTGGCGCATGTGGCTGCCGGGCTGGGTGACCTGGGCCAGCAGACGGGCCACCCGGGTGCGGTTCGCCGGGTCGAGGTGCTCCAGCGGCTCGTCCAGCCACATCGAGCGCAGGCCGGTCGCGGCGGTCACGAACAGCAGCCGGGTCAGCAGCGACGCCAGCGTCTTCTCTCCCCCGCTGAACGACCCGTACGGGATCGTCACCTCGCCCTGCCCCAGCTCGATGCTGCCGCCGCCGGCCAGGCGGGGCCGGCTCGGCGAGCCGACGAAGAACTCGGCCCAGCGGGCGGCGATGGCCTGGCTGATCGGCTCCAGCGCCCGCTCGGTGCGGGCGTCGGCCTCGGCCTCGGCCAGCTTGGCCAACGCCTCCGACGACGCCGCCACGGCGTGGGTCCCGGTGACCGCCGCGTCGGCCTCGCGGGTGCGCCGGGCCTCGTCCAGGGCGCGCTCGACCTGGACGAGCCGTTCCCCGAGAGCCCCCCGCCGGGCGAGCATCTCGGCTCGCCGGCCGTCGAGCTCGGCGAGCTGCGCCTGCAGCTCCGGCTCGGCGACCTCGGGGCGGGGGCTCTCGGGCGGCTCCGGTGGGCGCTGGCGGGCGAGGTCGTCGGCGATGGCACGGAGCTTGTCGGCGGCGGCGTCGACGGCCCGGCGCCGGCGCTCGGTGTCGACCTGCCGCTCCGCCAGCTCGGCCAGGCGGGTGCGGTGCTGGCCGGCGGCGTGGGTGGCGGTCGGCTCGTCGAGCGACTGCAGGCACACCGGGCACACGGCATCGGCGGCCTGCAGCTGCTCGACCAGGCCCTCCACCAGGGTCGTCTCGGTCTGGGCGGCGACCAGGTCGTCCTGGAGGTCGCGGGCCTCGGCGGT from Acidimicrobiales bacterium encodes the following:
- a CDS encoding AAA family ATPase, which gives rise to MITRVLLRNWRGYEKLSLDFGPGLTFVIADNGVGKTSLVNGVAWAIFGAESGVDGEAAIRAGTDETSAEVDVVLGDVTVSLTRTLRRRPARGRSRQTLDVAIGGATAGADGAALRRLLGDTAGVPLEIVPQLMFVPEMRLTHEGELFADVQEHLAALLGIDDLRRAARTLRAVQGDAGRDLRALQQVARLDEAAVAALSTGADDIRTEVEHLDAALVADGEQRSQLDRVARALGDWAVHDQRVARHEARLEELAAELRSVGIEPEPDEVAEAAGRVTAEARDLQDDLVAAQTETTLVEGLVEQLQAADAVCPVCLQSLDEPTATHAAGQHRTRLAELAERQVDTERRRRAVDAAADKLRAIADDLARQRPPEPPESPRPEVAEPELQAQLAELDGRRAEMLARRGALGERLVQVERALDEARRTREADAAVTGTHAVAASSEALAKLAEAEADARTERALEPISQAIAARWAEFFVGSPSRPRLAGGGSIELGQGEVTIPYGSFSGGEKTLASLLTRLLFVTAATGLRSMWLDEPLEHLDPANRTRVARLLAQVTQPGSHMRQLVVTTYEEGLARSMVGRHDATDVVYVSTDALL
- a CDS encoding metalloregulator ArsR/SmtB family transcription factor, encoding MNTPAFEVLAEPNRRRILDLLREAERPVGDLVAALDVSQPTVSKHLRVLRDAGMVEARSDAQRRLYRIRPEPLREVDDWLAPYRVLWASRLDDLARHLDDMPD